The genome window CTGTACGCTGGGCGAGTGCCGCGCGGCGTGCTGTCTCTACGGGGTGTGGCTGGCGGTGGAAGAGCGCGATGACCTGCTGGAACATGCCGCGCTGATTGCCCCGCATATGCCGCCTGCTCTGCGCGACCCGACGGTGTGGTTTCGCGGCGAGGAAACTGCCGACCCTTACGCGCCTTCGGGCAGGGTGATTCACAGCAACGTCCTGCCCGCGCCAGAGCATTACGGCGGGACGGCGTGCGTCTTCCTGCGCGAGGATCACAAGTGCGCCCTGCAGGTAGCCGGTGAGGCGGCGGGCTTTCACCCCTGGCGCTTCAAACCCTTTTACTGCATCCTGCATCCGCTGGATCTGGACGAGCAGGGGCGCATCACCCTGGATGAAACTCCCGCCATGCTGGCGGAAGAAGGTTCGTGCCTGCGCCCCTCCGAAACCCTTATCCCGCTGATGCGCACCTTTGAACCGGAATTGATTCATTTGCTGGGCGACCTGCCCGAACAAAACTCATCTGATGAACGGAGGTGAACCCATGCCCGTACTGCATACGACTTTAGGCGCGCTCTCCGCTCCGCCGGAGGGCATCATCCTGCCTCACGAGCATATTTTTGTCGATTTGCGTCCGCTGGATGCGCCCAACCACGGGCAGGCGAAAACCGAGGACGTGGTGGCGCTGATGGCGCCCGAACTGAAACGCGCCCGCGCCGCGGGCATCGCCGCGCTGGTGGAGTGCACTCCCGAAGGGGTGGGCAGGCACGTGGAGCATGTGCTGGCGGTCTCGCAGGCGGGGAACTTCCCTATCCTGGTGCCAACGGGGATTTACCGCGAGCCGTGGGTGCCTGCCTGGGCGCACCATGCCGACGAGGGCATCCTGCAGTCGTGGATGATGGGAGATTTAGAGGTGGGGGTGGGCAATACCGGCGTGCGCGCGGCTTTCATCAAGTTGAGCATGGGCGATGACGGCATCACGCCGGTGGAGCGCAAGATTCTGCGTGCCGCCGCGCGGGCAGGGGCAAAGACCGGCGCCGCCATCGGCAGTCACACCATCCGCGGGCGGGTGGTGCTGGAGCAAATCGATGAACTGGAAGCCTGCGGCTTCGACCCGCACCGTTTCATCTCCATCCATGCTCAGGCAGAACCCGACTTTGCCCTGAACCTGGAGGTTGCTCACCGCGGCGCGTGGATTGAGTACGATGGCATCGGCTGGAGCGAGGATGAGGCGT of Anaerolinea thermophila UNI-1 contains these proteins:
- a CDS encoding DUF3109 family protein, producing the protein MKGEWKYTRAVNPRLLRSEPMRRCTLGECRAACCLYGVWLAVEERDDLLEHAALIAPHMPPALRDPTVWFRGEETADPYAPSGRVIHSNVLPAPEHYGGTACVFLREDHKCALQVAGEAAGFHPWRFKPFYCILHPLDLDEQGRITLDETPAMLAEEGSCLRPSETLIPLMRTFEPELIHLLGDLPEQNSSDERR
- a CDS encoding phosphotriesterase family protein codes for the protein MPVLHTTLGALSAPPEGIILPHEHIFVDLRPLDAPNHGQAKTEDVVALMAPELKRARAAGIAALVECTPEGVGRHVEHVLAVSQAGNFPILVPTGIYREPWVPAWAHHADEGILQSWMMGDLEVGVGNTGVRAAFIKLSMGDDGITPVERKILRAAARAGAKTGAAIGSHTIRGRVVLEQIDELEACGFDPHRFISIHAQAEPDFALNLEVAHRGAWIEYDGIGWSEDEAYIRRILDMLEAGFEGQILLSMDRGWYDCAQPGGGTPHPFTYLVEVFLPKLRAAGVDEATLRRLTVENPFRAFAR